The following proteins are co-located in the Scomber scombrus chromosome 2, fScoSco1.1, whole genome shotgun sequence genome:
- the si:ch211-89o9.6 gene encoding zinc finger protein 235 has protein sequence MSNRLAFQTQLASIMEVLANAAVAEICKLVDDDYAVVSLQMSQCQRENKALKRKLHLLELKMARGNAERRLRESALSSNVSRARVQINNDRLRQHSSAPGGVFQRQLDVPLWSGRATAGDTTSEPIHSDNIQSKSPDVELVEPEALLVKEEKVEASMSQHEEIEDDVPLIRDDGVVECVPRGAARQRPSPEQLDTQSPSSQSQSQSSKLRHSGGSRGAEKEEEPDMVLVKVEEVELVTGAQSQPGLSIQEGLVESSTDDYRGVLPFDETTQTSTNQLSDLQESGQGFSEVSYGHPSLWTNGGDNYCHDDSLPGPSSHCAPLSYLPSTVIGAEPGSSGRGLAVENSPERGLAVESSRGFHTSVSFPQAPVIDLSEESSPIQLSGQMQIVQLSGSGPQQFLNHSQSQGQRSYIRADTQQKIPRKRVCICRFCGKGFSSPANLESHLRTHTGERPYGCSICGKKFSQFWNLKIHRNIHTGERPYACSLCPERFSDPSNLKKHEKRHHPQT, from the exons ATGTCCAACCGTCTCGCTTTCCAGACTCAGCTGGCCTCCATCATGGAGGTCCTTGCTAATGCAGCGGTGGCGGAGATCTGTAAGCTGGTGGACGACGACTATGCTGTGGTTAGTTTACAGATGTCTCAGTGCCAGAGGGAGAACAAAGCCCTCAAGAGGAAGCTGCATCTGTTAGAGCTTAAGATGGCTCGGGGAAACGCAGAGAGGAGACTCCGGGAGAGCGCCCTGAGCAGCAACGTTAGCAGAGCCAGGGTTCAGATAAACAACGACAGGCTCCGCCAGCACTCGTCTGCTCCCG GTGGTGTGTTTCAGCGACAGTTGGATGTGCCTCTCTGGTCTGGTAGAGCTACTGCAGGGGACACAACCAGCGAGCCGATCCATTCCGACAACATCCAGAGTAAA TCACCAGATGTGGAGCTGGTGGAACCGGAGGCACTGCtggtgaaggaggagaaggtggaggCTAGTATGTCACAACATGAAGAAATAGAAGACGACGTGCCACTCATAAGAGATGATG GAGTGGTGGAGTGTGTTCCCCGTGGAGCTGCAAGACAGAGACCCAGCCCTGAACAGCTGGACACCCAATCCCCCTCCAGCCAGTCCCAGTCCCAGAGCAGCAAGTTGAGGCACAGCGGCGGCAGCAGAGGAGCGGAG aaggaggaggaaccAGACATGGTGCTTGTGAAGGTGGAGGAGGTAGAGCTAGTGACTGGAGCCCAGAGCCAGCCAGGCCTCAGCATACAGGAGG GGTTAGTGGAGTCCAGCACAGATGACTACAGAGGAGTGCTGCCATTTGATGAAACCACACAAACCTCCACCAATCAGCTATCTGATCTGCAGGAGTCTGGGCAGGGCTTCTCAGAGGTCAGCTATGGCCATCCTTCACTGTGGACTAATGGGGGGGATAATTATTGTCATGATGACAGCCTCCCAGGGCCATCCTCGCACTGCGCCCCCCTTTCATACCTGCCCAGCACAGTCATTGGTGCAGAGCCTGGTAGCTCTGGGAGGGGATTGGCTGTTGAGAATTCACCTGAAAGGGGATTGGCTGTTGAAAGTTCTAGAGGCTTCCATACCTCTGTGTCCTTTCCACAGGCTCCTGTTATCGATCTGTCAGAGGAGTCCAGCCCCATTCAGTTGTCAGGTCAAATGCAGATCGTGCAGCTCTCAGGCTCAGGGCCTCAACAGTTTCTGAACCACAGTCAAAGTCAGGGCCAGAGAAGTTATATCAGAGCTGACACGCAGCAGAAAATCCCCAGGAAGAGGGTTTGCATCTGTAGGTTCTGTGGGAAAGGCTTCAGTTCTCCGGCAAATTTAGAATCCCACCTCAGGACTCACACTGGCGAGAGGCCGTATGGCTGTAGCATCTGTGGCAAAAAGTTCTCCCAGTTCTGGAACCTGAAGATCCATCGCAACATCCACACAGGGGAGAGACCGTATGCGTGCTCACTATGCCCAGAGAGGTTTTCTGACCCAAGCAacctgaaaaaacatgaaaaaagacaCCACCCACAAACATAG
- the LOC133987739 gene encoding PR domain zinc finger protein 1-like — MMADCVGFQAQIASIIEILANSAVAEICKLVDDGYAALRSQMEQEREKNEKENDALRHKLRDMDVKMRSYERKIRRRSQREEMHAVHFRPPEGPDDHQALVPPLPATSEDKTFHHISKEEESMVLPLVKQENVERDDCNLDLKVEVNIRAECGLTTALDPSEESAPSDIGLDTSVTNITSSTTQPSSPTDTTVDLTYRPRAKRKATKPVGNSLSVSGGGILTPEAAHRDLGGNLTDGAPKPEIQTDNMTEDELHPSQLSAPVASDEHSPDRLNSLGLDLAWMQERVSHLGAAYAVAQLGLGNTETGHPSASFPTQAGADNLEGPPTMLFPGGAHEMAAFAASFDMAAAAAAAAAAVAAPPPPPPPPPPPPPPPTAPSATTTSQRRPYRSSAAAKEPMVCAVCGCVFPSTVALELHQRVHTGERPYTCPHCGKGFAQPNNLRVHLLIHTGERRYRCTLCGKSFISSSHLKRHRTVHTQEKPYSCSRCGQSFSQMCSVRRHRQQSQCGL; from the exons ATGATGGCGGACTGTGTTGGTTTTCAAGCACAGATCGCCTCGATTATAGAGATACTGGCTAATTCGGCGGTGGCGGAGATCTGCAAACTGGTGGACGATGGCTACGCGGCGCTGCGCTCCCAGATGgagcaggagagggagaagaacgAGAAGGAGAACGATGCTCTGAGGCACAAGCTGCGAGACATGGACGTGAAGATGCGGAGCTACGAGAGGAAGATTAGGAGAAGGAGTCAGCGGGAAGAAATGCACGCCGTTCATTTTAGGCCACCCGAAG GGCCTGATGACCATCAGGCTTTGGTGCCACCTCTTCCTGCCACCTCTGAAGACAAAACCTTTCATCACATTTCAAAG GAGGAAGAATCTATGGTGTTACCACTGGTGAAACAGGAGAATGTGGAGAGAGATGACTGCAACCTGGACCTCAAGGTAGAAGTCAACATCAGGGCAGAGTGTGGGCTGACAACTG CCCTGGATCCTAGTGAGGAATCTGCCCCCAGTGATATTGGTCTTGACACCAGTGTCACCAAcatcacctcctccaccactcAGCCCTCCTCCCCCACTGACACCACGGTGGACCTGACCTACAGGCCTCGAGCAAAACGCAAGGCCACCAAGCCTGTGGGGAACAGTTTGTCAGTGAGTGGTGGGGGGATCCTAACCCCTGAGGCAGCACACAGGGACCTTGGAGGGAACCTAACAGATGGAGCACCGAAGCCAGAGATCCAGACTGATAATATGACAGAAGATGAACTTCACCCTTCTCAGCTGTCAGCCCCTGTAGCCTCAGATGAGCACAGTCCTGACCGCCTCAATAGCCTGGGCCTGGACCTGGCATGGATGCAGGAGAGGGTCAGTCATCTTGGTGCTGCATATGCTGTAGCACAGCTGGGACTGGGGAACACAGAAACTGGCCACCCTTCAGCCTCCTTCCCCACACAGGCAGGAGCAGACAATTTAGAAGGACCTCCAACCATGCTCTTCCCAGGTGGTGCTCATGAAATGGCAGCTTTCGCCGCCTCTTTTGACATGGCTGCTGCCGCCGCTGCCGCAGCTGCTGCCGTAGCtgcaccacctccaccacctcctccaccacctcctccaccccctcccccAACAGCTCCttccgccaccaccaccagccagAGGCGGCCTTACAGGAGCAGTGCTGCTGCTAAAGAGCCCAtggtgtgtgctgtgtgtgggtgtgtcttTCCCAGTACAGTCGCCCTGGAGCTGCATCAACGGGTGCACACAGGGGAGAGACCCTACACCTGCCCCCACTGTGGAAAGGGCTTTGCCCAGCCCAACAACCTGCGGGTCCACCTCCTCATCCACACTGGGGAGAGGCGTTATCGATGTACACTGTGTGGGAAGAGTTTCATCTCGTCCAGCCACCTAAAGAGGCACCGCACGGTCCACACACAGGAGAAGCCCTACAGCTGCTCCCGCTGTGGACAGTCTTTCAGCCAAATGTGTAGCGTTCGCAGACACCGACAGCAGTCCCAGTGTGGTCTGTAG